The Rhodothermus marinus DSM 4252 DNA segment CTGCATCCAGGCGGCCAGCCGGGCGTCCGGCACGTCCAGGGTGCTTTCCGAAAAGCGGGCAACGGAACGATCCGGATAGAGCGCGCGCAGGGCAGCGTGCAGGCTACGGGCTTCCCGGCCGCCGCCGATCAGCCCGATGCGAAACGCCGGTGCCGACTCAGTAGCCTGCGGCCTGTCCATCCTTGCGCATTTCCGAAGCTCCGTGATAGACGCCCAGCGAATCGCGCAGAATGGCCTGGTAGCCGCCGAACGCCCCGCGCGTGAACCGGACGCGATGGCCGCGGCGCTCCAGCTCCTGCACGACGGCCGGATCGAAGCCGCTTTCGAGCAGCAGCACGCCCGCCCCTTCGCTCGTGCCCAGCGGCGTGCGGCCGCCGATGTGCCGCCAACGGGCCGCATCGCCCGCCTCCTGCACGTTCATGCCGAAATCGATCATGTTCGTGAGCACCTGCACATGTCCCTGCGGCTGCATGTCGCCGCCCATCACGCCGAAGCTGAGCCAGGGCTCGCCGTCTTTCATCACGAAGCCCGGAATGATCGTATGGAAAGGACGCTTGCCGGGCGCGTAGGCGTTGGGATGGCCGGGTACCAGCGCGAAGAGCGCCCCGCGATCCTGCAGCATGAAGCCCAGCCCGTCGGGCACCAGGCCGCTCCCCATGCCCGTGTAGTTGCTCTGGATGAGCGAGACCATCATACCCGACGAGTCGGCCACGGTCAGATAGATCGTGTCGCCGTCCGGCAGCGGCTCGTCCAGGCCCGGTCCCACTTCGGCCATTACCGTATCCATGCGGATCAGGCGGCGACGCTCGGCCGCATATTCTCTGGAGAGCAGCCGCTCCAGCGGGATCTGATAGAAGTCCGGGTCCGCATAGAAGCGGGCGCGATCCTCGAAGGCCAGCCGCTTGGCCTCGGCCATGACGTGCAGGTAGTCGGCGCTGCCCCAGCCCATGGCCTTCAGGTCAAACCCTTCCAGAATGTTGAGCATCTGGAGCACGGCGATCCCCTGGCCGTTGGGCGGCAGCTCGTAGACGTCGTAGCCGCGATAGTTGACCGAGACGGGCTCGACCCATTCGCTCCGGTGGGCGGCCAGGTCTTCCTTGCGCAGATAGCCCCCGATGCGGCGCATGTAGGCGTCGATCGTCTCGGCGATCACGCCCCGGTAGAAGGCCTCCCGGCCCTGTTCGGCCAGCAGTTCGTAGGTGCGGGCCAGATCCGGGTTGCGAAAGATTTCGCCCTCGCGAGGGGCCCGGCCGCCGGGGAAGAACGTGCGGAGTGCGTTGTCGAATTCGGGGATCAGATGCCGGTTTTCCTGAAACCGCTCCAGGTTCTGCGCCCAGTAGTAGGCGATCACCTGCGAGACGGGAAAGCCCTCGCGGGCGTAGCGAATGGCCGGGGCCAGCACCTCGCGCATGGGCAGGCGGCCGAAGCGGGCGTGCAGCTCGAACCAGCCATCCACCGCGCCGGGCACCGTGACCGGCAGCACGCCCCAGAGCGGGATCGTGGGCGGCTCGCCGGGCTCCGGAGGCTGCAGGCGTCGGGCCTCGGCCACCATGGTTTCGAACGAGAGTCCCTGCGGCGAGCGGCCGCTGGCGTTCAGCCCGTAGAGCCGCCGCGTTTCCGGATCCCATACGATGGCGAACAGGTCGCCGCCGATGCCACAGCCCGTGGGTTCCATCAGTCCCAGCACGGCATTGGCGGCGATGGCCGCATCGACGGCCGATCCGCCTTTTTTCAGAATGTCCAGGGCCACCTGCGTGGCCAGCGGCTGGCTGGTGGCGGCCATGCCGTGGCGGGCCAGCACCGGGCTCCGGGTGGCAAACGGCGCGCCGACGAGCCGGTCGCCGCCGCCGTGCCCGAACACCTGGGCCCGGCCATGCGAAAGCGGAATCCACATGAGCAGCAGAATCAGCCAGATCGAGACGTTACCGGTGCCTTTCATCACGACTCGGGGGTAGCTTGAAGGCGGGCCAGCACCTCTTCGTGGATCCTGCGGGCGCGTTCGTCGAAGAGCACGAACCGCACGTGGCGCACGTGCCTGAGCTTCGGCGCCGCTTCAAGCACGGTTTTCAGCGCCACTTCCGCAGCCTCTTCCATCGGGTAGCCGAACACGCCGGTGGAAATCGCCGGAAACGCCACCGAGCGGATGCCATGCTCGTCGGCCAGTTTCAGGGCATTGCGATAGGCTTCGGCCAGGATCCGGTCCGAGGGCACATCGCGCCCGTAAACCGGTCCCAGCACGTGAATCACGTACCGGTTGGGCAGCCGAAAGCCGGGCGTGATCACGGCCTGACCCGGACGGATCGGCGCCAGCGGCCGACAGGCTTCGGCCAGTTCGGGTCCGGCCGCCCGGTGGATGGCTCCGGCCACGCCCCCGCCCGGCATGAGCTGCGCATTGGCCGCATTGACGATGGCCTCCATGTCGGGCTGCTTCGTGATGTCGCCCTGGACGATCTCCAGCGTAAAATCACCCTGCTGCACCCGCATGGCTATCCCGGTTTGCGTTGAGGAAGGTGCTTTCCGGAAGATAAAACGCCCAGGGCCAACATGCAGCGCTGGTCGGGAGCTGACTTTTATGCGACTTTTTTGTTTTTTACGCACCGGTGCAGGACGGAAGCCTTGCTTCCGGCGTACAAAGGTCCGTCTTTTCCAGAACCCGAATAAAACCGGATGATCCCTATGCAGCCGACTCACATGGTCAGGCCCCGACGGGTGGTCGTCACCGGACTGGGCGCCATCACGCCGATCGGGCTTTCCCCGCAGGAATTCTGGGATGCCATGATGCGCGGTGAAAGCGGTGCCGGGCCGATCACCCGCTTCGACGCTTCCTGCCTGGAGACGCGCTTTGCCTGCGAGCTGAAAGGGTTCGACCCGCTCAATTACATGGATCGCAAGCTGGCCCGCCGGCTGGATCCGTACGCCCAGTATGCGCTGGCGGCCGCCCGGCAGGCGCTCAGCGATGCGGGGATCGACACGAGCACGCTCTCGGACGAAGCGCGCGAGCGCTTCGGGGTGGTCTTCGGCAGCGGCATCGGCGGGCTGCGCCTTTTCGAAGAACAGACGGCACTGTACCTGCGCGAGGGGCCGCGCCGGCTTTCGCCGTTCTTCGTGCCCATGATGATCTCGAACATGGCGGCCGGATTGATCGCCATCGAGCACGACCTGCGCGGTCCGAACTACTCGGTGGTGTCGGCCTGCGCCACCGGCAACCACGCGCTGATCGACGCCACGATGCTGCTGCGGCACGGCCATGCCGATGTGGTACTCTGTGGCGGTAGCGAGGCGCCCATCACGCCGCTGGGCATCGGCGGCTTCAATGCCATGAAGGCGCTTTCCACGCGCAACGACGATCCCAAGACGGCCAGCCGCCCCTTCGACAAGAACCGGGACGGCTTCGTGGTGGGCGAAGGGGCCGGCGCCCTTGTGCTGGAGACGCTGGAGCATGCGCTGGCGCGCGGCGCCCGCATCTACGCCGAGTTGATCGGCTTCGGGATGTCGGACGACGCCTATCACTTTGCCGCGCCGGAGCCTACCGGCCGGGGTGCCCGCCAGTCGATGCTGCATGCGCTTCAGGATGCCGGCATTGCGCCGGAAGAAGTGGATTACATCAACATGCACGCGACCTCGACCCCGGTAGGCGATCCGATCGAGTCGGAGGCCATCAAGGGCGTGTTTGGCGAGCATGCCTATCGGCTGAGCTGCTCGGCCACCAAGAGCATGACGGGGCACCTGCTGGGCGCGGCCGGGGCCGTCGAGGCGGTCGCGACGGTGCTGGCCATCTGGCACCAGACCGTCCCGCCCACGATCAACGTCGAGGAGCTGGACCCGGCCTGCGATCTGGACTACACGCTGCACAAGCCGCGCCAGCGTGAGATTCGCGTGGCGCTTTCCAACGGGTTCGGTTTCGGCGGCCACAACGCCACGGTAGCCTTCCGGCGCTATGAAGAATGAGCACGCGAAGCAGCAGGAGGCCGCGTCTCCGCTGCGCATCGTCTTCATGGGCACCCCGGAGTTTGCCGTACCCTCGCTGGAGCGACTGGTCGAGGCCGGTTACCGTCCGGTGGCGGTAGTGACCGGCCCCGATCGCCCGCGCGGACGCGGCCAGCGCGTGCAGCCCACCCCCGTCAAAGAAGCGGCGCTGCGTCTGGGGCTGTCGCCCATCCTGCAACCGGAGTCTGTGCGCGATCCGGCCTTTGCCGAGGCCATCGCCGAGCTGCGGCCGGACGTCATCGTGGTGGTGGCCTTCAAGATCCTGCCGCCCGAGGTGTACACGCAGGCGCGGCTGGGCGCCTTCAACCTGCACGCCTCGCTTTTGCCCCGCTATCGGGGCGCGGCACCCATTCACCGGGCCATCATGGCCGGCGAGACGGAGACCGGCGTCACCACGTTCTTTCTGCGCCCCGAGGTGGACACCGGCGAAATCATCCTGCAGAAGCGTACGCCGATCGGTCCCGAGGAGACGGCCGGCGAACTGCACGATCGGCTCATGCATCTGGGCGCCGAGGCCGTGCTCGAAACCGTCCGGCTGATCGAGCGGGGCGAGGCGCATCCCCGGCCCCAGGACGACACCCAGGCCACGCTGGCCCCCAAGCTCACCCGCGAGGAGGCGCGTGTGCCCTGGGATCGTCCGGCTCAGGTGGTCCACAACCACATCCGGGGCCTCTCGCCGCACCCCGGCGCCTGGACGATGCACGGCGACCGCCTGCTCAAGCTCTACCGCTCGCGCCTGGCTGAAGGCGAAGGGCCTCCGGGCACCGTGCTGGAGGCCGACGACCGGCTGGTGGTGGCCTGCGGCGAGGGCGCCGTGGAGATTCTGGAACTGCAGCAGGAAGGGCGCCGCGTGCTTCCGGCCGATGCGTTCCTGCGCGGCTATCCGCTCCGCCCCGGCGATCGGCTGAGCTGAACCGTTTCCGAAACCGAACGTATCGACAGAAAAGCGCGCGTTTCTTTTCTGCCGACAGCCCCGGGATTTGATCGTGACGCGTATATGGACCTTCCCCCTGCCAACGGCACCAACAGTCACCTGCTGCGCACCTATCGGGAAGCGCTCGCCCGCCTGGAGGCCGAAGCTCCCCCTGCGCCGGAGGAGCACAGGGCGCGATGTCAGGCCCTGCTGCAGCGGCTGCGTCCGGCCGACACCGAAGCCGCACGCACGGCCTTCGTGCACGGCACGCCGGGACTGCTGGCCGCGCATACGCATTACTTCGATGGTTTTGCCCTGCTGCTGGCCGCACCGCACGGAACGGCCGTGAGCGTGCGCCCGGCCCGCGAACAGACCAGTCGCCTGCTGTTTCCTCCAGACGAGACCCCCTGGACGCTCCCGCTCGACGCGTCCGTGCCGCCGGACTGGCCGCTCGAAGTGGTGCTGGCCTTTTCGGTGCTGCGCCACTGCTGTCCCGAGCAGGCCTTCGACATGGCGGTATTCAGTTCCGTGCCGCCGTTTGCCCGCGAGATGCGGCTGGCTTCACTGGCCGTCGCCCTGACGCACGCCCTGCAGCCCGCCGCCGATCGCTCGGACGCGCAACTCCGGACCCTGGCGGACGTCATCGAGCGCTGCACGGGCTTTCCCTTCAGCGTCGCCTACCTGCTGGCCGCTTCGGTGGCCCGACCCGGTACGTTCGTGCTGATCGACGCCGCCACGCTCGAACACCTCGAACTGGAAGCGCCCCCGTCGGACGTGCTGCGCTGGCTGCTGATCGACGCCGGCTGCACGCTGCTGCCGCCCCCCGACCACCACCGTCGGCAACGCGACCTGGCCCACCAGATCGTCGAGATTCTGCAGCGCCGGGGCTTTCGCGAGCTCACCTCCCTGCGCGAGCTGGCCTATCGCGACCTATCCCGCGCCCAGGCCCTGCTGCCCCGCCGGCTGCATCCGGTGCTTCGCTACCTGGTCTCCGAAAACCACCGGGTACACCACATGGTGGTAGCCATCCGGCAGCAGGACTGGCAGAAGCTGGGCTCGCTATTGCTCATGTCGCACGCGGCCCTGCGGTACGACTGGCAGGCTTCCTGCGCCGAGGCCGATCTGATCGTCGAGGTCGCCGAAGCGATGAGCGTGGAAGGCATCTTCGGCGCCAGCATGAACGGCTACGGCAACGGCGTGCTGGTAGCCGGACGTCCCTTTCAGCTGCCCGTCTATCTGGAACGCCTGCAGCAGACCTTCGAGACCCACTTTGGCCGCACGCCCGAGGCGCACCTGATCTGACGGGAACCCCTGCGTTTGCCACGACTTCGATAGGGCGGTCCATCGAAAATTTTCTTTATCCATGCCTTCGTTCGACCTGGCGCGTGTCAATGCCCGCATCGAAGCGGACGGTGCCTTTCTGGACGACCTGCGGGCCGAAGTGGGCCGCGTGATCGTCGGCCAGCGCTACCTGATCGACCGCCTGCTGATCGGCCTGCTCTGCGGCGGGCACGTCCTGCTGGAAGGCGTGCCGGGTCTGGCCAAGACGCTGACAGTCAGCACACTGGCCCGCGCGCTGGGCGTGCAGTTTCAGCGCATTCAGTTCACGCCTGACTTGCTTCCGGCCGATCTGCTGGGAACGCTCTATTTCAACCAGAAAGACGGAACGTTTTCCATCCGAAAAGGACCGATTTTCGCGAACCTGATCCTGGCCGACGAGATCAACCGGGCCCCGGCCAAGGTGCAGAGCGCCCTGCTCGAAAGCATGCAGGAACGCCAGGTGACGCTGGGCGACACGACCTTCCGCCTGCCCGAGCCGTTTCTGGTGCTGGCCACCCAGAATCCGATCGAACAGGAAGGCACCTATCCGTTGCCCGAGGCCCAGCTCGACCGCTTCATGCTCAAGCTTCACGTCGATTACCCTTCGCGCGACGAAGAGCTGGCCATCATGCGGCGCATGGCGCGCACGGACGCGTTGCCCGAGGTGCGTACGGTCGCCACGGGTGACGACGTGCTGCGGGCCCGCCAGGCGCTCAACGAGCTGTACGTGGACGAACGCGTCGAGCAGTACATCGTGGACCTGGTGGTGGCCACGCGCACGCCCGAGGCGTACGGTCTGGCCGAACTGCGGCCCTACCTTGAGTTTGGCGCTTCGCCCCGCGCCACGATCTACCTGAACCTGGCCGCACGGGCCCATGCGTTTCTGGAGCACCGGCCCTACGTAACCCCCGACGACGTGCGCGCCGTGGCGCCCGACGTGCTCCGCCATCGCCTGGTGCTCAGCTACGAAGCCGAAGCGGAAGCCGTCACCAGCGACACGCTGGTCGAGCGCCTGCTGGCTCATATTCCCGTACCCTGAAGCCCGAAACCGGCCATGCCCTACCAGCCCAACCGCGTCTATCGCAAAGAGTCGATCACGGTCGCCTTCATGGTCGAGCAGCTCCAGAAGGCGGTCGGCCTTCCCGTGGAGCGCGTCAACCAGGTGGACGATACGCTGCGCCTGGTGGTCGAAAGCGAACTGAACCGTCCCGGCCTGGTGCTGGCCGGCTACACCGAGCTGTTCACCTACCAGCGCGTTCAGATTCTGGGCAACACCGAAAACCGCTACTTGCGCCATCTGCCGCCGGACCAGCGCCGCCGGGCCTTCCAGAATCTGCTGCAGTTCCCCATCCCCTGCATTTTCCTGACCGACAACAACGAACTGGATCCCGAGCTGGTCCAGATGGCCACCGAGGCCGGCGTTCCGGTCTATCGCACGCCGGTGCCCTCGACGCGCTTCATGGCGCTGCTGCGCGACTTTCTCAACGACCAGTTCGCCCCCCAGATGACCGTCCACGGCTCGCTGGTGGACGTCTACGGCATCGGGCTGCTGCTGATCGGCAAGCCGGGCATCGGCAAAAGCGAGGTGGCGCTCGACCTGGTCGAACGCGGCCATCGCCTGGTGGCCGACGACGTGGTGATCGTCACGCGCAAGGAAGAGACCGTGCTCATGGGCACGGGTACCGACCTGGTGCAGCACTTCATGGAAGTGCGTGGCCTGGGCCTGATCGACGTCCGGGCCATGTTCGGCGTGCGCGCCATCCGCTTTCAGAAGCGTATCGAAGTGGTCGTGAAAATGGAGCTGTGGGACCCCGAAGAGGAGTACACCCGCCTGGGGATGGTCGAGGACACCTACCGGCTGCTCGATGTGGAGCTGCCCATGGTGAAGGTACCCATCACGCCCGGCAAAAACATCACGGTGCTCTGCGAGGTCATCGCCATGAACCATCTGCTGCGGCACTACGGATACGACCCGGCCGAAGTCTTCGCGCAGCGCCTGAGCGAGCGGATTCGCCAGAAGGCTTCCTCGGTGCCCCTGCGGGGTACCGAATATTTTGAGCAGGATTACGAATGAGCCATGGGCGCGCAAAAAGGAAACCAGAGCTACCCGGTCGTCCACTTTCCCCCTGTTGACACAATCAGAACCGACGTGTATTTTCCAGTGCGTTTTTAGTTAAAATGCAAGGCCCCACCTGCCTTCGACCACCCATGCATTGAAGATTTTTCTGCCGGGCACGATTTTTAGATAGGTGGGGTGCCGTGTGAAGTTCTAATGCATGGAAGGGGTGGTATCATGCCGAAGAACCGGTATTACTATTTCGACCACACTACGTGTTCGTTCGTAGAGGTTCGTCCGCATCCTCTGCGGCGTCTGCTGGTGCTTGCCAGCCTGGTGGTCTTTCTGCTTGGAGCCGGTGGATTCATCTTCTGGTACTACACGGGTCGGCTGGCCACCCCGCGCGAACTGGCCCTGGAGGCTGAAAACGAAGCCCTGCGGGCGCAGTTGAGCCGCCTGAGCAAGAAACTGGATCAATTCTCGGCCCGGCTGAACGAACTGGCGGCGCACGACCAGTCGCTGTATCGCACGCTGCTGGACGCCGAGCCGATCTCGGAAGACGTCTGGCAGGTGGGTGTGGGCGGCACCGACACCTATGCCGAGTTCGACCGCTTCAGCAAACCGACGGCCACGCTGCTGCGGGAAACCGCCCAGAAGCTGGACGCCCTGGAGCGCAGAATTGCCCTGCAGAACGCCAGCTACCGGGAGCTCGTGAAACTGGCCGAGGCGCGAGAAGCCTGGCGTCGGCAGATGCCGGCGCTGCTTCCGGCCGATGGCGTGATCGTATCGGGCTTTGGAATGCGCCTGCATCCCATCCTGCGCGTGCGCAAAATGCACGAGGGGATCGACATCCTGCTTCCCTACGGCTCGCCCGTCTATGCGCCGGGCGACGGCATCGTGCGCAAAACCGGCCGTAGTGCCGGCTATGGTCTCTACATCATCCTGGAACATCCGGCCACCGGCTACCGGACGCTCTACGGGCATCTGTCCAAAGTGCTGGTCCGTCGTGGTCAGAAGGTACAGCGGGGCGACCAGATTGCCCTCAGCGGCAACTCGGGCCGCTCGACCGGCCCCCACCTGCATTACGAGGTGCGCGACAGCCGAGGCCGCGCCCTGAACCCCCTGCAGTTCGTAGCCCCCAGCATGACCCCCCACCAGTATCAGCAGCTGCTTGAGGCCGCCGAAAACTCCAGAATTTCGCTGGACTGAAATTTCATTTCGGCCTCCTTCGATGGGAACTCTTGTCAACTTTCGCCGATAGGGAAAAAAGCCGATATAAGCAAGCGTAACCTCTTGCATTTTTCGGGTCGGTGTGCTATCGTGCCGGCCCATAGAGGGGAAGGAAAGCGAATGTGTTAACCAAACCTGTGTGCCGACGATGGCGTACTGGACGCTTGAGCTGGCCTCCTATCTGGAGGACGCACCCTGGCCGGCCACCCGTGATGAACTGATCGACTACGCCGAGCGTACGGGTGCGCCGATCGAGGTGATCGAGAACCTCAAGGAGCTGGAGGACGACGGGGAGCCCTACGAGAGCATCGAAGAAATATGGCCGGACTATCCCACGGCCGACGACGACTTCTACTACGAGGAAGAGTAACCCGGACTGCGGTCGGCCGTCCGGCCACTCCCCGTCTGCTTAAAGGATTGCTGCTCTGTTTGATCGGCTGGGGGCTGCTGGGTGGGCTTCCGGTGTGGGGGCAGACCCAGCAGCAATTTTTTTCGGAGGCCTGGCTGGTGCGCGACGTCCGCCTGGAAGGCAACCGCTCCTTCTCCGACGAAATCCTTCGCCCGTACATCCACACAACGGCCAATCGACGCTTTCTTGGCATTCCCGGTCTTACCTGGTGGCTGTGGCTCTACAAGCTGGGAGCCTCCGGCAAGCTGGGCGGACTGCTGAGCCGCGCGCTGATGGCCAGCGGCGAACCACCTGCCTACTACGAACCGGCCGTCGTGCAGGCCGACGTCGAGCGCCTTACGCTCTTCTACCGCCAGGAAGGCTTTCCACGAGCCCGTGTGGAAGCCCGGCTGGACACGCTGCGACCCGGACAGTTGCGCGTGATTTTCCACATCGACGAAGGCCCTCCGACCTACCTGCGACACGTCCGCTACGAAGGCATCGAAACACTCTCGCCGGAGCTGCAACGGGCGTTGCTGGCAGGCTCCCGCCTGCGCCACGACCCACCGACCGATACTTCCCGTCAGCTCCGGGCTCGCGACCAGCGCTACTCGGAGCTCATGCTACTGGAGGAGCGTCAGCGGCTCATGGATTTCCTGTGGAATGCGGGCTATGCGGCCGTCACGCGCGACTCCATCCGCGCCATCGTGATTCCGGCCCGTCCGGACTCCTTCGACCTGATCTTTCGGATTCATCCCGGCCCCCGCTTCCGCTTCGGCGATCTGGAGGCCGAGGTGGACGGGCCGGAGCCCGATCCGTTTTTCCGGCGCGACACGCTCTGGCTGGAGCCGGCCGCCGACACGCTGGCCCCCGGCCGGCTGGTGGTCACCCGACGCCAGGAGCGCCGCCTGAAGCCGTCCTTTCTGGCCCGCATGCTGCGCTTTCGGCCGGGCGACTGGTACAACCGCGCCCTGCTGCTCAGCACGCGCCGCCGCCTGGAGGCTACCGGCCTGTTTTCTTACGTTCGTATCGAACCCGCCTGGCGCGACACGCTGCGGCTGCCCGGCGAGGCGGCCCCGCGGCTGCCCCACCGCCTTACACTGACCACGCGGCCGCGCCATCGAATGCGCCTGGAAACCTTCATGCTGCAGCGCAACGGCCTGCTCACCGGCAGCGAGAACGAACTGGGCACGGGCGTGGCCGTCACCTACGAAAACGCCAACCTGCTGGGCCGCGCCGAGACGTTCAGCCTGCGAACGGCCGGCTCCATCTCGGGCAACTTCGAAGAGGGGCTGCTCACTTCGGCCCAGCTCGAAATCACCGCCTCGCTGGTCTATCCGTATGCCGTACGCCCCTTCGGCGCACTCGAACGCTGGCTTCGACTCTACGACGCCCGCACCCGGCTGTCGCTCAGCCTGCTCACGGCC contains these protein-coding regions:
- a CDS encoding M23 family metallopeptidase — protein: MPKNRYYYFDHTTCSFVEVRPHPLRRLLVLASLVVFLLGAGGFIFWYYTGRLATPRELALEAENEALRAQLSRLSKKLDQFSARLNELAAHDQSLYRTLLDAEPISEDVWQVGVGGTDTYAEFDRFSKPTATLLRETAQKLDALERRIALQNASYRELVKLAEAREAWRRQMPALLPADGVIVSGFGMRLHPILRVRKMHEGIDILLPYGSPVYAPGDGIVRKTGRSAGYGLYIILEHPATGYRTLYGHLSKVLVRRGQKVQRGDQIALSGNSGRSTGPHLHYEVRDSRGRALNPLQFVAPSMTPHQYQQLLEAAENSRISLD
- a CDS encoding galactokinase; translated protein: MDLPPANGTNSHLLRTYREALARLEAEAPPAPEEHRARCQALLQRLRPADTEAARTAFVHGTPGLLAAHTHYFDGFALLLAAPHGTAVSVRPAREQTSRLLFPPDETPWTLPLDASVPPDWPLEVVLAFSVLRHCCPEQAFDMAVFSSVPPFAREMRLASLAVALTHALQPAADRSDAQLRTLADVIERCTGFPFSVAYLLAASVARPGTFVLIDAATLEHLELEAPPSDVLRWLLIDAGCTLLPPPDHHRRQRDLAHQIVEILQRRGFRELTSLRELAYRDLSRAQALLPRRLHPVLRYLVSENHRVHHMVVAIRQQDWQKLGSLLLMSHAALRYDWQASCAEADLIVEVAEAMSVEGIFGASMNGYGNGVLVAGRPFQLPVYLERLQQTFETHFGRTPEAHLI
- a CDS encoding O-acetyl-ADP-ribose deacetylase, which gives rise to MRVQQGDFTLEIVQGDITKQPDMEAIVNAANAQLMPGGGVAGAIHRAAGPELAEACRPLAPIRPGQAVITPGFRLPNRYVIHVLGPVYGRDVPSDRILAEAYRNALKLADEHGIRSVAFPAISTGVFGYPMEEAAEVALKTVLEAAPKLRHVRHVRFVLFDERARRIHEEVLARLQATPES
- the fmt gene encoding methionyl-tRNA formyltransferase is translated as MKNEHAKQQEAASPLRIVFMGTPEFAVPSLERLVEAGYRPVAVVTGPDRPRGRGQRVQPTPVKEAALRLGLSPILQPESVRDPAFAEAIAELRPDVIVVVAFKILPPEVYTQARLGAFNLHASLLPRYRGAAPIHRAIMAGETETGVTTFFLRPEVDTGEIILQKRTPIGPEETAGELHDRLMHLGAEAVLETVRLIERGEAHPRPQDDTQATLAPKLTREEARVPWDRPAQVVHNHIRGLSPHPGAWTMHGDRLLKLYRSRLAEGEGPPGTVLEADDRLVVACGEGAVEILELQQEGRRVLPADAFLRGYPLRPGDRLS
- the ggt gene encoding gamma-glutamyltransferase, translating into MKGTGNVSIWLILLLMWIPLSHGRAQVFGHGGGDRLVGAPFATRSPVLARHGMAATSQPLATQVALDILKKGGSAVDAAIAANAVLGLMEPTGCGIGGDLFAIVWDPETRRLYGLNASGRSPQGLSFETMVAEARRLQPPEPGEPPTIPLWGVLPVTVPGAVDGWFELHARFGRLPMREVLAPAIRYAREGFPVSQVIAYYWAQNLERFQENRHLIPEFDNALRTFFPGGRAPREGEIFRNPDLARTYELLAEQGREAFYRGVIAETIDAYMRRIGGYLRKEDLAAHRSEWVEPVSVNYRGYDVYELPPNGQGIAVLQMLNILEGFDLKAMGWGSADYLHVMAEAKRLAFEDRARFYADPDFYQIPLERLLSREYAAERRRLIRMDTVMAEVGPGLDEPLPDGDTIYLTVADSSGMMVSLIQSNYTGMGSGLVPDGLGFMLQDRGALFALVPGHPNAYAPGKRPFHTIIPGFVMKDGEPWLSFGVMGGDMQPQGHVQVLTNMIDFGMNVQEAGDAARWRHIGGRTPLGTSEGAGVLLLESGFDPAVVQELERRGHRVRFTRGAFGGYQAILRDSLGVYHGASEMRKDGQAAGY
- a CDS encoding AAA family ATPase, translated to MPSFDLARVNARIEADGAFLDDLRAEVGRVIVGQRYLIDRLLIGLLCGGHVLLEGVPGLAKTLTVSTLARALGVQFQRIQFTPDLLPADLLGTLYFNQKDGTFSIRKGPIFANLILADEINRAPAKVQSALLESMQERQVTLGDTTFRLPEPFLVLATQNPIEQEGTYPLPEAQLDRFMLKLHVDYPSRDEELAIMRRMARTDALPEVRTVATGDDVLRARQALNELYVDERVEQYIVDLVVATRTPEAYGLAELRPYLEFGASPRATIYLNLAARAHAFLEHRPYVTPDDVRAVAPDVLRHRLVLSYEAEAEAVTSDTLVERLLAHIPVP
- the hprK gene encoding HPr(Ser) kinase/phosphatase, yielding MPYQPNRVYRKESITVAFMVEQLQKAVGLPVERVNQVDDTLRLVVESELNRPGLVLAGYTELFTYQRVQILGNTENRYLRHLPPDQRRRAFQNLLQFPIPCIFLTDNNELDPELVQMATEAGVPVYRTPVPSTRFMALLRDFLNDQFAPQMTVHGSLVDVYGIGLLLIGKPGIGKSEVALDLVERGHRLVADDVVIVTRKEETVLMGTGTDLVQHFMEVRGLGLIDVRAMFGVRAIRFQKRIEVVVKMELWDPEEEYTRLGMVEDTYRLLDVELPMVKVPITPGKNITVLCEVIAMNHLLRHYGYDPAEVFAQRLSERIRQKASSVPLRGTEYFEQDYE
- the fabF gene encoding beta-ketoacyl-ACP synthase II, whose translation is MQPTHMVRPRRVVVTGLGAITPIGLSPQEFWDAMMRGESGAGPITRFDASCLETRFACELKGFDPLNYMDRKLARRLDPYAQYALAAARQALSDAGIDTSTLSDEARERFGVVFGSGIGGLRLFEEQTALYLREGPRRLSPFFVPMMISNMAAGLIAIEHDLRGPNYSVVSACATGNHALIDATMLLRHGHADVVLCGGSEAPITPLGIGGFNAMKALSTRNDDPKTASRPFDKNRDGFVVGEGAGALVLETLEHALARGARIYAELIGFGMSDDAYHFAAPEPTGRGARQSMLHALQDAGIAPEEVDYINMHATSTPVGDPIESEAIKGVFGEHAYRLSCSATKSMTGHLLGAAGAVEAVATVLAIWHQTVPPTINVEELDPACDLDYTLHKPRQREIRVALSNGFGFGGHNATVAFRRYEE
- a CDS encoding BamA/TamA family outer membrane protein; translated protein: MLLCLIGWGLLGGLPVWGQTQQQFFSEAWLVRDVRLEGNRSFSDEILRPYIHTTANRRFLGIPGLTWWLWLYKLGASGKLGGLLSRALMASGEPPAYYEPAVVQADVERLTLFYRQEGFPRARVEARLDTLRPGQLRVIFHIDEGPPTYLRHVRYEGIETLSPELQRALLAGSRLRHDPPTDTSRQLRARDQRYSELMLLEERQRLMDFLWNAGYAAVTRDSIRAIVIPARPDSFDLIFRIHPGPRFRFGDLEAEVDGPEPDPFFRRDTLWLEPAADTLAPGRLVVTRRQERRLKPSFLARMLRFRPGDWYNRALLLSTRRRLEATGLFSYVRIEPAWRDTLRLPGEAAPRLPHRLTLTTRPRHRMRLETFMLQRNGLLTGSENELGTGVAVTYENANLLGRAETFSLRTAGSISGNFEEGLLTSAQLEITASLVYPYAVRPFGALERWLRLYDARTRLSLSLLTARRDVLRLVIRGRGTARFRLELQHTPTLTSFVDLLDLSLSNPDTLSGFRATFLDEVLRPIEDPVQRAQILDDYTVPQINDVVRYTLQSARFNPLRRERGYAHELSVETGGLLSDLLDRTVFTPGRHEGTLPGLPLFRSGATGNRLLYRPYVRASLDLRRYRPLRSGTVLVGKLQLGAAHPIGRSDVIPFDRRFYSGGANSVRGWPLRGLGPGRLQLTDNLDGTNLLGGEFKLEASLELRQRLLRRVLAADWIGTVFTDAGNVWLGPRNPGPEAGHFRLGRFVQDLGWGGGVGLRLAWEYLIIRLDVAYRLHDPARPEAGLLPDGLHRPTLHFGIGHAF
- a CDS encoding DUF2795 domain-containing protein; amino-acid sequence: MAYWTLELASYLEDAPWPATRDELIDYAERTGAPIEVIENLKELEDDGEPYESIEEIWPDYPTADDDFYYEEE